The Flaviflexus equikiangi genome contains the following window.
CTCACCTCCTGCCTTGCAGGGGTTCCAACGAACCCAGCATTGACGAGCCGCTCGACCGCAATACCCCAGGGCACAGACCGAGCTTTACGGCCGCCAGATCACGAGGGCGGAGCTGCGGCGGGAGGACCCCCCGGGCGGCCTTTCGCCACGGGATAGGGCGACGATGGAGCCGTCCTGCCCTGCCGCGAAAACGCGGCCTTCGGCAGCCTGCTTCTCAAGGAGAAGATTCTTGAGCCGAGCAAGGGCTGACTTCAACCTGCTGTTCTCGCGCTTGAGCTTCTTCACCTCGTTCTCGAGCTTGAGGATGCGTGAGATGCCGGCCAGGTTGATGCCCTCTTCCTGGGAAAGCTGCTGGATCTCCTGCAATGCCTCGATGTCGTTGAGAGAGTAGCGACGCCCGCCGCCCTTCGTCCGGGAGGCGACCACGAGC
Protein-coding sequences here:
- a CDS encoding heat shock protein transcriptional repressor HspR translates to MSPSLSRNDPVFSVSIAAQMAGMHAQTVRQYDRLGLVVASRTKGGGRRYSLNDIEALQEIQQLSQEEGINLAGISRILKLENEVKKLKRENSRLKSALARLKNLLLEKQAAEGRVFAAGQDGSIVALSRGERPPGGSSRRSSALVIWRP